The following coding sequences are from one Rhineura floridana isolate rRhiFlo1 chromosome 2, rRhiFlo1.hap2, whole genome shotgun sequence window:
- the ZC2HC1C gene encoding zinc finger C2HC domain-containing protein 1C codes for MAQLQLTVCSHMDPMASSSSLPATNQERCHPEALKEQPQLEHLRNNIQQQLLFNKDKKLADLHTPKGRSSSCSQPAETSQLILEKAGFYSAGPHNWYFKGQASSLPSHWRTKRREGVDRAYPLKPVFPHKAGNAPLPSSWQGGSPPARETPANGTSSEKKGRSHAVKAHRVGVPSPFTVEQSKRAASHSRRAETGYIQKLEAAGRSLEEEIQRKEALLREKLRRTEEELRRIQWERQQAEAEARRERGGLCMPERKAAGITQGHVSRSTAQLCDGQKVHIPESPTASMGIAVLPQTIHMERLKKQRLVASNSKIRENVSQISTTCSPELTSVNDQALSAATSLRQVDSMPAEPLYTEAPSSVEDWGECSFCGRKLYCSRLEKHISICSKNHVFKRKVFDSSKARAKGTELETYYLLKGSDTSQKKTSHQSTEASKQNSEISKQSNWRQKHESFIKTLRRAREVQRVISKGGKASDLPPAPAMENPDYKLCPYCTRQFAPKVAERHIPKCKNIKNRPPPPQQKRRC; via the exons ATGGCTCAGTTGCAACTGACTGTGTGTTCACATATGGATCCAATGGCGTCCAGTTCCAGTCTTCCTGCAACAAACCAGGAAAGATGTCATCCTGAGGCTCTTAAAGAGCAGCCCCAGCTAGAGCACCTGAGGAATAATATCCAGCAGCAACTCCTGTTCAACAAAGACAAGAAGTTGGCAGATCTTCATACCCCAAAAGGGAGGAGCTCTTCCTGTTCCCAACCTGCAGAAACTAGTCAGTTGATCTTGGAAAAGGCAGGCTTCTATTCTGCTGGCCCTCACAACTGGTACTTCAAGGGCCAGGCCAGCAGTCTGCCCTCCCACTGGAGAACCAAGCGGAGAGAAGGTGTGGACAGGGCATACCCACTAAAACCAGTCTTTCCCCATAAAGCTGGGAATGCTCCCCTACCTAGTTCTTGGCAAGGTGGGAGCCCCCCAGCCAGAGAGACTCCTGCTAATGGCACTAGTTCAGAGAAAAAAGGAAGGTCACATGCAGTCAAGGCTCATCGTGTTGGAGTGCCTTCTCCTTTTACTGTAGAACAATCCAAGAGAGCAGCTTCTCATTCGCGAAGGGCAGAGACAGGCTACATTCAAAAACTGGAGGCTGCTGGGCGGAGCTTAGAGGAGGAGATCCAGCGAAAGGAAGCCCTCCTTAGGGAGAAGCTGaggagaacagaagaagagctccGGAGAATCCAGTGGGAAAGGCAGCAGGCAGAGGCAGAAGCAAGACGGGAGCGAGGAGGACTATGTATGCCTGAGAGGAAAGCAGCAGGTATTACTCAAGGCCATGTTTCCAGATCTACAGCCCAGCTGTGTGATGGTCAAAAGGTACATATTCCAGAGAGCCCCACTGCCTCAATGGGAATTGCCGTGCTTCCTCAGACAATCCACATGGAAAGGCTCAAAAAGCAAAGACTGGTGGCTAGCAACAGTAAAATTCGAGAGAATGTATCTCAGATTTCCACCACTTGTAGCCCAGAACTGACTTCTGTGAATGACCAGGCTCTTTCAGCAGCAACCTCTTTGAGACAGGTTGACTCCATGCCAGCAGAACCTTTATATACAGAGGCTCCAAGCAGTGTAGAGGATTGGGGAGAGTGCAGTTTCTGTGGACGGAAGCTTTACTGCTCCAGGTTGGAGAAGCACATAAGTATCTGCAGCAAGAATCATGTCTTCAAGAGAAAAGTGTTTGATTCAAGCAAGGCTAGAGCAAAGGGCACCGAACTAGAGACATATTATCTCTTGAAGGGTTCAGATACGTCCCAG AAAAAAACTTCCCACCAAAGCACTGAGGCTTCCAAGCAAAACAGTGAGATATCTAAGCAAAGCAATTGGAGACAGAAGCATGAATCTTTCATCAAGACATTGCGCAGGGCTCGTGAGGTGCAGCGAGTAATCTCCAAAGGGGGGAAGGCCTCAGATCTGCCCCCAGCCCCTGCCATGGAGAACCCAGACTACAAATTGTGTCCATATTGCACCCGTCAGTTTGCACCTAAAGTGGCTGAGAGACACATTCCCAAGTGCAAGAACATTAAGaacagaccaccaccaccacaacaaaagAGACGTTGCTAG
- the ACYP1 gene encoding acylphosphatase-1 isoform X2 has translation MAEGDGLISVDYEVFGKVQGVFFRKNTQAQGKKLGVVGWVQNTDYGTVQGQIQGPTVKVRQLQEWLQKTGSPKSRIDRAEFRNEKEIACLDHSNFCIVK, from the exons ATGGCTGAGGGAGACGGTCTCATTTCAGTGGACTATGAAGTGTTtgggaaagtccaaggggtgttTTTCCGCAAAAACACACAG gCTCAAGGAAAGAAGTTGGGTGTGGTTGGCTGGGTCCAGAATACTGACTATGGCACTGTGCAAGGGCAAATCCAAGGTCCTACTGTCAAGGTGCGACAGCTTCAAGAATGGCTTCAGAAGACTGGAAGTCCCAAGTCCCGCATTGATAGAGCTGAATTCCGCAATGAGAAGGAGATTGCTTGTTTAGACCATAGTAACTTTTGCATTGTCAAATAA
- the ACYP1 gene encoding acylphosphatase-1 isoform X1, with protein sequence MESSTSALRAGAFLVSRAEGSSLVPQTMAEGDGLISVDYEVFGKVQGVFFRKNTQAQGKKLGVVGWVQNTDYGTVQGQIQGPTVKVRQLQEWLQKTGSPKSRIDRAEFRNEKEIACLDHSNFCIVK encoded by the exons ATGGAGAGCTCCACTTCCGCTCTTCGTGCTGGGGCCTTTCTAGTTTCCCGAGCTGAGGGCAGCTCTTTG GTGCCACAGACTATGGCTGAGGGAGACGGTCTCATTTCAGTGGACTATGAAGTGTTtgggaaagtccaaggggtgttTTTCCGCAAAAACACACAG gCTCAAGGAAAGAAGTTGGGTGTGGTTGGCTGGGTCCAGAATACTGACTATGGCACTGTGCAAGGGCAAATCCAAGGTCCTACTGTCAAGGTGCGACAGCTTCAAGAATGGCTTCAGAAGACTGGAAGTCCCAAGTCCCGCATTGATAGAGCTGAATTCCGCAATGAGAAGGAGATTGCTTGTTTAGACCATAGTAACTTTTGCATTGTCAAATAA